DNA sequence from the Pseudophryne corroboree isolate aPseCor3 chromosome 6, aPseCor3.hap2, whole genome shotgun sequence genome:
ctgacataaatgtagATAGCATAATTTGTTGtgtatgtttagtgtgtgaatgtatgtgtttccATTTTTGTTGTTATAaataagctactaactaacctaattttTATGTAACAACTAAGAATAAACCTcataatttgtttgtgttttttttgttaggaAACCAATTTCTGCTTTGCAATATGCTTGAATATTTTTGTTTCAAAAACAACACAAGCGCATAACATtaaatttgttattttatttagtcaacaatattattatttttataaacataattttttttttctttttttccattaaATTATCCAAATTATTaacttcggccaacatggcctccaaatgtgATTTAAGCCTTCCCACGATGGCTGCCAgtcttgtgggatctccaatggcatCATCTGAAATTCagagtaaaaattaaaattaaaacatcactcacattacctattacatcacaattccacaaagcacactttcatatcaaatgatatacatcatggatgtataaatgacTAAAcattagcataccaacacacaaacatactcagcaatgtttgtccttgcaaaattacaatgtgtaaaagtctaccacaccatgatgtacatgtactaagatgggagttatatttagggtgtgatgttgtccatagcaaccaatcacattcgacttctcttctagaaggtggaaaataactgtaactttgttttgttttggttgctatggtaaacatcccatcttgaatcacacccccaaattagtacatgtaacaccatactggtcttcattcacatctatagtgaagcagacttgttttttgtgctgttttgacctgcatcatcacaatgcatatcaacatcttcagaaggacaacatatcctagcatgcccatacTCCCTGAAAGGCTGCCTTACAaaataaataaggtcaaacaggttttaaaaaagcaaataagcattttgtgagtgtaactttcacaacacaaatcattgtgtcgttaggctggctaacaaagtgactcctgcaaaTTTTGGATGAAAAGATTGCAATAGccaagctcaattgtaaaagtaaaatcacacaaaaaataaaactctggtctaaatgtgttgcatataatgtttcacatacaaaccttgttgtgcaggcaaacctgtcgacatagtcattatcaaccagatgtagacactgtacatataatgtcccgcacacaaatgtgaatgcatcatccataccatgatgaagaagacaagcatttaacctagacaaaagattggccacagtacaacaatgctttttttttttttttgtatttttatttatttaaaataaggaatgtgtgcgaacttactctcctctgccacttggccacctccctctagtggctctggggcctctgctgcccattctgtaggtGTTGTTGGCTGGCTGggtgatggaggctggatgggggataggtgctggctgggggatgtaggctggaggggagaggttggctggatgggggatgggtgctggatgggggaaggaggcaggatgggggaaggagggtccaattgtgtgacaggatggaagggggaggttcTTTCAGAGtgggtttgggaatgatagggtgagggtggtggtgtgttttgttgggacacagagggtgaggggggcagagaggggaattttgcaaaagagtgggattgggctggagagggggtgtgggcttgagagggggattgggaaagagagtgtgcttgggctggagagggggattgggcaggagagggggtttgggctggagagggggattgggcaggagaggctgaggtggctggagagggggattgggcaggagaggctgaggtggctggagagggggattgggcatgagagggggattgggcaggagaggctgaggtggctggagagggggattgggcatgagagggggattgggcaggagagggggtgtgggctggagatggTGATTGGGAAAGAGTGGGCGTGGGCtggtgagggggattgggaaagagagggggtgtgggctggtgagggggattgggcaggagagggggattgggcaggagagggtgagggtgaTCGTGAAGGGGATGGGGCTGGATGAGGATGCAGTTGTTGCCTCCCAGCACCAgaaccttgccgttgtgctcgccctataatGAGATATGTAAATTTTATATTACAACATATACATTtagaacatcagcatattcctattactctgttctgtacaatgttaaagagacaggggtaacattactaagttagtaaAATATTTTTTTGGGTGATGTTGTCCTTAGCAAACAATCATATTATAACTAAACTTTCTTAAACACCTTCTATCCGATAATAACTAGAATCTGAATTTTGGTTATAGCCAACATCCCCAGTTCTAAAATTCAACTACATTTTGTTTTTGTAAAAATCCACTGAGCAGGTTATTTGGTTCAGTTTTCagcctgtgtagtaattatgcacaacaacatacagtcagtaccatacctcccaacatgaccctctccaggagggacagaatgttctgctccgtcacttctctcttaatgtatgattgccatcacctgtgctgaaaaatCTGGTTTAACAAAATTAAGTGACAAggccagaagcagagtattctgttcctcctggaaaaggtcatgctgggaggtatgcatcactgcttaacctacctacacacactcatgcTAATTGTAGGTGTGCAAATTTTAGCACTCACACTTaatgaaagtatgcaaaggttatgcgtaaaaCCCGTCAAGGGCCGAAATGTAACTTACTGCGGACACGTAGGGTCCGGACCTGTTGgcgtagctccgccaacaggtctggCGTACGCCGTCTTAGGTCGCGCCAGCGCCTCTCCAACTGAATAATGCTCCTGCGGCTGCGGATGCGTGTCCTCAACAAGctacggacctccgcgtaggcctcgcgcttaacccgatttgggacaaaacgccctacgcggcctacgcggcggtccatcacagacaccagcacgcggagctcccgccgggtgaagggtgctgcacgcatcatggcaatgacgttttccttatttgggcatatatttatagtgtgtgttagcatgtgattggtctaaaatctatgctgtcatttaaataaactttattgatgtctgcagtgctgtgaagagcagaggggttagttagctcgagcggaaatacgcagtcgcggaagagcctGATAATAAATGAAACTAGTCTCACAAATCCaaaaacacaaacatacaaacacacaaaacacacacacacacacttttgattaaattaaaacataaatctatgtactcaccacattttgtgtgaacaatcagctgcacagtcacaaagtgaccaacatttagtatcatatgttgttgtttattttaaaagaaaacaggattagaaaacaaaagaataaaaaaaaacactatttagCAACGTAACAAGATGAAACAAAGAATaaaaacattgtaaggttaacatgttagattattgttacaaaattaaaaaaaaaacccacacacaccaaaacaattacacaatgaccttacaatagctaCCTAAATGAAATCAGAGAAAAATGAGCATAAGCAGACAGTGTTTTTTTGTAATTTGCAAAAAATGAACAAAATACACTATAacctgaaatattcttgcacaatGCTTGCCCTTACTTCACTTctcctccgggaaacactccccccaccgaatctccggccaacccctggctcctcatctggcaattcctctgtgtgaggaagctcaacgcgactccttacagcgatgctatggagtatagcgcacaggaccactattttacttgccatctccggcgaatacatgatgtcgccaccagtgcggtggagcacacgaaagcgtcctttaaggaccccaattgtgcgctccaccagctgtctagtggcagtaagcgtggagttaaatgccgtctgtggtcctggcctgggcttacggtaaggagtcatgagccagggggtgcaaggatatccacggtctcctgtttgatgagaagataAAATTAGAaagagaatatttttttttttaaataaaattgttgtTAAATTTGGccaaaaactcacccaataaccacatgtcttgtcgttgccttgatcttaatctctgccatatccctgattgtctaattacaTAGGCATCATGTGAGTTTCCCGggaacttggcattcagggaaaggatctggagggatggcccacaaacaaccattacattcagagaatgaaacagtttcctgtttctataaatttcttcattatgtcttggtggcacaatagctacatgtgtgccatccacaaccccaataacatgtgggaagcgactaccaccttcctcaaattgccgcttcaccacatctagggcaccatcatccaaaggcatagcaataaattgctttacacgctttatgaaagcctggctgacacgccgcaggaccttactgaactggccctgcgacatgccaaccaggtctcccacaacatgttgaaatgaaccagtggcaacaaaatgtaacacagcaaggaattgtgtcaatggtggtattgctgtaggataccgaattgaagactccagatcactctctattatggagagagtgtctaggattagatgaggtggcagcctgtatctacgcaaaaccacatcatctggcatcccaaaaaggaggacacgggtacggaaaattggtggcctagcacgcctccgttgccttggttgatgaggagccggttgcggttggcgggctggcggtaggggtgggagtgcttccgtgggttggggtgggagggcttcagcagccacaaatacatcaccaacttaaaataaaggtaagaatattgagaataagacaatTAAAAAACACACATTGACATCCATAATAAAAGTAAAAGTgtctgggtgttaacttactgcaggagcatacgacatttcttTTGGAATCAATTAAGGCCCAAGTACAAATTGTGAAAAAAAAGTGAAAGCACAAATTAGATTATTGGTTCAAACATAGGTTATCAAAACAAATTCGCAATTTGAAAACAAACCAAACTTACCCATATAATAACATCAACAATATATATTCAAACAACTTAGTATAAATAATGTAAATTAGTTAAAAAATTAttaacacattctttaaaaaatggatccctttagtagctattacaggcaagaacagccCTACTGtgatacaaaataaaaaataataacataaaaAAATTTAAGGTAAACCAAATGTGCTTACAAACATTATAaaaacactttgaacacacacatactccacgacacacaggcctagggtacttacctgctcaagaaagCACCAGTGATTTGCTTCTTATGCAGTTCAAAATAAAGAAGGCTAATTTGCCACTAAACTAAAACAGGATATATTCTCCACAAAAAATACCTTCAAGAGaaacacaaggaggctaagagcacatatagacaattaccacaaagagacacaaacacaggcctagggtacttacctgctcaagaaagCACCAGTGATTTGCTTCTTATGCAGTTCAAAATAAAGAAGGCTAATTTGCCACTAAACTAAAACAGGATATATTCTCCACAAAAAATACCTACAAGAGaaacacaaggaggctaagagcacaaataacaaaacaaacaaataTAACATAAAAACTAAAGTACAGGattacaacaaaaataaaaaaattataataaaaaattcTATTAAACAGATATCCTACCAAATACTGAAACACACCTGCATTGCACCACCAAACATACTTGCCTTTAAAAAttactaatgtaggaatactcacaaacgaaacttCGCGAAAAAAACGCACTACGCTCTACCTGCTATAAGCTAATACACGTAAatctgtatgcttgacaatgcaaaaattactcactctgcaaagtacaaAAGACCACCTTCTCACGCCAAACACACCAACTCCTTTCATCATACACACACTCGAAGCCTGCAAagcaggcccttaaataagcagtacaatcagtaacactattagcatactgtacacctgtgtgaattatggcggcgcacgtagctataaataaccacacacctgtgcgtacagacatcatctccaacatggctactcgtgaggatttcgcagcagagatggaccgcattacgCAGCAGCAGATAGCATTGGCAAAAAAAACGCATAGAATGCCAGAGAcaaatgctggaatccgcctctgcggattcggaagaggcaggacccagtactcTAGAAATtccagcttctgagccccaacaattaagtggggttaccctggcagacacacatactggccaaactgagggagaatcatcattacccacacaagcacaacatacagaagctgctagtgacgaggaagatggtgaggagcaacaggagcaaagctcacaggctacctcaagacgtaaaaaaagacagccagcattcactaagagggagttgcgtgttttggtcacgcaggccatgtccaaaatacatagaggaccgaaaaacatggatgctgctacgaaagatcgcatctggagggacatcacacattctgtgaatgaagtcggctctatcgtcagaacatcacaggaagttagacgacggtaagtgcatcttggcagtccattctctgtgctaagtagtcTTAAAAAGGTAGTTACTTGTGATgttgtgtatagcaaacaaaagcagaacatgtgtcctatatatttattaccttaaataataatactctaccttgcccctattttaccaaacatatgtagttgggccgacttcaaatcccgcctgaagggcaagagggctgcggagtggaatgcctcaagggctacaggtggaggaccagctgtcgctgtggagtttacagagttggaggagatggcgatggactgtgtgagttatgaggagggcacaggagtgtctcatatggacacggacctgcctgagatcctgacggaacatgacttgccaggtaagttaacACACATATTTGTGTGGTATttaaactgtttaaaaaaaaaaaattaattctttattctactctttttccacacattcttctatttgcttgccacataacactgcacagggggttgagcagttggagtcacaggagggttatgtggctgaggctgaggtggagggacctagtgggtctggcagtgtgggacgacaaatcccacctctccaggttccaactagccccccccccccccacccaaccctctgctatcccagagatcctgcttgaaatagctaggtatggtgagagcctaaatgcttttcaagacggggtcatccgggaggtaagccagatagctgtccggctcagtgagcaccgaaccagtgttgagcaaggtgttgctcaactctgccaaggtctggcagagatcaggcagggacaagaacaacttgcctcctcattccaaaaccttgcaaataacatcttgcaagggctccaggccatagctgtctcccttgcccacagtggcagagagccacccacatcggctccctcccctgcccctgcccaggaagaacagcccactgggcagggcccacgaaggtcgctccgcagaccaagccaagaagaacagcatcaggcggggagaaaaaaaagaaagtgatgtctctccagatgtgcagcacccatgtttttcatgttgtctctatgttttttggagttggcttgtgtggccagaatgggtaactccctcttagtgaaatgtattaataatgttttGAGGTATTGTAGCCAGTGAGCTTTTTTtctgaaacaccagagccatcttcctcttactagtgtgcagtgtattgttgtgtttgtgtggtggatcctgaatctttctcagttgtccaaatatatttgtctggcagggtgtttccTCTTATTTTTTGCAATTTAAATTATGATTTGgtcagaagctggagtttccctagtactgagttctgctatatcatttgtatcagtggcatctgtttgctgcttggtccatctctgcctgtgatactcacctgtagccatgttgttttgagcacaaaatatattacaacagtaataaaaaataaaaaaaataaaaattgtgtacTTTATTCTTGGTAATGCATTATGTAAATCTTAGTCCCAGAAAGATTAGCTacgcatatagacacttggggaacaagggaacaatctgctTAATTTAAAATAAAAGGCATCTTTAAAAAtgctacaggtatgccttgcaacACACTTTAATGTCTATATTACTTCAAATGACACAACTCTGTATttgttttactatgggcaacaggacatcattttaaacattgacagatattaaaACCAAAGATAAAAGTATTTTTTATGaataaaattaagtgtatgctgcattatgttggtcttgATATTTAGAATATACAAACggcacattttattttttttagatgttgCGGATTTATTCT
Encoded proteins:
- the LOC134934543 gene encoding uncharacterized protein LOC134934543, whose translation is MHTSQHDLFQEEQNTLLLALSLNFVKPDFSAQGEHNGKVLVLGGNNCILIQPHPLHDHPHPLLPNPPLLPNPPHQPTPPLFPNPPHQPTPTLSQSPSPAHTPSPAQSPSHAQSPSPATSASPAQSPSHAQSPSPATSASPAQSPSPATSASPAQSPSPAQTPSPAQSPSPAQAHSLSQSPSQAHTPSPAQSHSFAKFPSLPPSPSVSQQNTPPPSPYHSQTHSERTSPFHPVTQLDPPSPILPPSPIQHPSPIQPTSPLQPTSPSQHLSPIQPPSPSQPTTPTEWAAEAPEPLEGGGQVAEENDAIGDPTRLAAIVGRLKSHLEAMLAEVNNLDNLMEKKKKKIMFIKIIILLTK